The proteins below come from a single Zea mays cultivar B73 chromosome 8, Zm-B73-REFERENCE-NAM-5.0, whole genome shotgun sequence genomic window:
- the LOC100277080 gene encoding uncharacterized protein LOC100277080: MMDLSTTSVLAAKAYKYKAESLVKEYLLADSYVSYTAVLGGILMCKMAYDITSIISSLYYKGYGSLTKTQKLEWNNRGMSTIHAIFITVVSVYLVFFSNLFSDELDGLVTYRSSNLSNFTLGVSVGYFITDLAMILWAYPSLGGMEYVLHHMLSLISIVYAMYSGEGQLYTYMVLISETTTPGINLRWFLDTAGLKKSKAYLVNGVTMFIAWLVARIILFVYLFYHIYFHYDQVKQMHTFSCILIFAVPTILLVMNTMWFAKILRGLKKTLAKRQ, from the exons ATGATGGACCTGTCCACGACTTCAGTGCTGGCAGCTAAAGCTTACAAATACAAAGCAGAATCACTTGTTAAGGAGTACCTTCTTGCAGATTCGTATGTTTCATACACTGCTGTACTTGGTGGGATCCTGATGTGCAAGATG GCTTATGACATAACAAGCATAATCAGCTCATTGTACTACAAGGGTTATGGTTCACTTACAAAAACCCAAAAGCTTGAGTGGAACAACAG GGGCATGTCCACTATCCATGCGATATTCATCACAGTGGTGTCAGTGTACCTGGTTTTCTTCTCCAACCTATTCTCTGATGAGCTGGATGGACTAGTAACTTATCGGAGTTCAAATCTATCCAATTTCACTTTGGGG GTTTCTGTTGGGTATTTCATCACTGACCTTGCTATGATATTATGGGCTTATCCTTCTCTTGGTGGAATGGAGTAT GTCCTTCACCATATGCTGTCGCTTATTTCTATAGTCTATGCTATGTATTCTGGGGAAGGACAGTTGTACACATACATGGTTCTCATCTCTGAAACAACCACACCTGGAATCAACCTCCGATG GTTCCTTGATACCGCTGGACTGAAAAAATCCAAGGCCTATCTTGTCAATGGTGTTACGATGTTTATTGCATGGCTG GTGGCACGGATCATTTTGTTCGTCTACTTGTTTTACCACATTTACTTCCACTATGATCAG GTCAAGCAGATGCATACGTTTAGCTGCATTCTGATATTTGCTGTGCCTACAATACTGCTCGTCATGAACACAATGTGGTTTGCCAAGATCTTGAGAGGCCTTAAAAAGACGCTAgccaagaggcagtga